The genomic interval GACCGGCTCGCTGACGTACGGGTCACCCAGCTGCGCCATGACGCTCTTGTACTCGGCGGCCGAGATCAGCCCGTCGCCGTTCAGGTCGTACCGCTCGAACGCCTTGCGTGCCGACTCGATGTCCGCCACTGTTCCGCCCCTTCGTATGACTGTCTGACGGGGCTCAG from Streptomyces drozdowiczii carries:
- a CDS encoding EF-hand domain-containing protein; the encoded protein is MADIESARKAFERYDLNGDGLISAAEYKSVMAQLGDPYVSEPVAQAVINSHDANGDGLLTFDEFWASQNKG